The Phyllopteryx taeniolatus isolate TA_2022b chromosome 4, UOR_Ptae_1.2, whole genome shotgun sequence genome includes the window CAGTtatctcccttttttttccctgcaggAAAAAATGGTGCCACTCGGGGACTGTTTTTACCTTTACTATGATTAAAAACACCATGTGTCGCAGTAGTGGTGTTTACCACCACGCACAGCACCAGCATAGCagacgtggcatctgtaaagctcaCGTGTGTGGTGGCGTTCAAGGCAGAGGTGGGAAAAGTATGGTTCTTTAAACTggcccaccaagcatttacaAGATCAAGAGTCCCGTTAGATTTGCTGCATTAATTTTTTACCAACATTGGTTCACTAaactgtatttgttattttggtatCATTTGTCtaattaattggttaattcattATCTATTGTAAttacggcggccgactggttagagcgtcagcctcacagttctgaggacccgggttcaatccccggccccgcctgtgtggagtttgcatgttctccccgtgcctgcgtgggttttccccgggcactccggtttcctcccacatcccaaaaacatgcattaattgaagactctaaattgcccgtaggtgtgactgtgcgtgcgaatggttgttagtttgtatggctggcaaccacttcagggtgtaccccgcctcctgcccgatgatagctgggataggctccagcacgcccacgaccctagtgaggagaagcggctcagaaaatggatggatggatattgtaatcacaaaaatattgctctaaaacaattttacaatttatttattttattaaataatttacttaaatatattaaaatgtaataaagtaaaaataacatttgaaaataagggttattatttttttattaaaatgaatcCGCCTCACATTTTTGAagttcggtgtgtgtgtgtgttgtttttttttcctccaggcATCAACACTTGAGGGCAAaattactattaaaaaaataaataatgcaatggttttgttttttccagtaGGCCTACAACCTTATGTCTCAGTATACCGTGAAGAGATGTTTCTATAAGCTTTGGTCACGTTTCACAGACTTCATAAATAAGTTAAACGAATTATTGACGATTAATTCTTACATATTCGAGTTTCTTCACAACTACTGGCTCTCAAGCTAGGATCACATTGAGCACATAATACAATTCGAGAATTTCCCAGTGAGTTAATTGGCCATTAGCGCTTGCTTTAACCTGTTTTAGCTAAGTGTGTCAACTTGAACCACTCGTGAGATTCGGCTCACCTTTGTTCGTGACTTGAGCGAGCGTAttataaaagtaataaataatatttatttttcaacacgTAAATTATGTCGATAAAGCGTCAGGGTCCGCTTATGAACAACGATATCGTTTAAACCTCAGCGTTAGTGTAATTTGGCAAACCTGTAGCTGCTGACGTCATCACGCGGCAACACCATCGCGTCACTGCTAGTTGCGTGACGGACATGTGTACGAGCCAATGAATGGTCCTGAAGCGACTCGACCTCGTCCAATCATTTAACCGCAAACGCTGCCAATGCCGGGTCTTGCGGAAGTTAGTTTCCGCCGTAACGCAACGTGTCGCTAGCAAAGGTAAACAAGAGCAAACTTTAATCTCCGTATGTTGTTTAAAATCGCTGTGCTATACACAGATGTGATTTATGGAATCCTAATCGACGATTAGGTCGCAATCGTAACTTGTGTGCCATTTATTAGCCGTAATTGTTCTACGGGGAATGAGTAACaaacatgctaatgttagcttgttGACTTAGCAGAGAGTTTGGAGGCATCGATAGCGCAACGGCAAAGTGTTTTGTTCCAGTCCCTCATTGTTCCGATTGATCCTGTGTGTTTTATAACAgccacagaacatttttttgGAGGGATGGGTCGCCGCAAGTCCAAACGGAAACCCCCACCTAAGAAGAAGATGACCGGGGATCTGGCCACTCAGTTTACCTGCCCCTTCTGCAACCACGAGAAGTCATGTGAcgtcaaaatgtaaatgtgttttaaaaaaatgtttaacgtTCCTTTCATTTACTAGTTGATGCTAACGTTTCTTTCTACCCATTTCAAGGGAGAGAACGAGAAATACTGGAATAATATCTTGTACAGTCTGTTTGGAGGAGTTCCAGACGCCTATTACTTGTATCCTTCTTCATGCTATGTGATTTAGTCTCTCACAAAGACCTATGCTTACGTATTAATCAATGGCTTCCGATCGTGATCGATATTTGTTTGTCGGCCATGTTGGAGGTATAAATCGTGAGGATAAGCTCGGCTTGAAACGGAAACATTCGTGCACcaatgtcaaactcaggcccgggagccaaatttggcccacgatgtaattatatttggcccgcaagaccatatcaaatgtgtattagagctggcccgccagtacatagcacatgcgccactaatattccaaatcccagaatgctttgctagtgtgttggcccatcagtctagactgGTGAGcgcctcttctctttctgttgCAGTGGTTAGCAAATATGCTACGAGTCTcatcgagcaaatttacacttccccttcccaaaatggccaaacgaaagatggaaaacggttaactttttttttttcacgaattaaaagacagacctgtttgtcgggtgcggagcaacgtggctgtaacaaagaatataacatcattgaatcgttgttgtttttttaaggccctttatcaactcctaggcagggact containing:
- the LOC133477136 gene encoding transcription elongation factor 1 homolog, whose protein sequence is MVLKRLDLVQSFNRKRCQCRVLRKLVSAVTQRVASKATEHFFGGMGRRKSKRKPPPKKKMTGDLATQFTCPFCNHEKSCDVKMERTRNTGIISCTVCLEEFQTPITYLSEPVDVYSDWIDACESANQ